The following proteins are encoded in a genomic region of Salvelinus namaycush isolate Seneca chromosome 12, SaNama_1.0, whole genome shotgun sequence:
- the LOC120057262 gene encoding kelch-like protein 13 isoform X2, giving the protein MEHPVHRGETMSLGLHDRSLVEDDDPHMKVSLGCGDMGISAHLQASKTGNTRFFTSNTHSSVVLQGFDQLRIEGLLCDVTLVAGDGDEAFPVHRAMMASSSDYFKAMFTGGMKEQDLMCIKLHGVNRIGLKKIIDFIYTAKLSLNMENLQDTLEAASFLQILPVLDFCKVFLISGVSLDNCVEVGRIANAYNLTEVDKYVNNFILKNFPSLLGTGEFVKLPFERLAFVLSSNSLKHCSELDLFKAACRWLRYEDGRMDHAPKLMKNIRFPLMNPQELINHVQTVDFMRTDNTCVNLLLEASNYQMMPYMQPVMQSERTAIRSDSGHLVTLGGVLRQQLVVSKELRLFDEKAHEWKALAPMDAPRYQHGIAVIGNFLYVVGGQSNYDTKGKTAVDTVFRYDPRYNKWMQVACLNEKRTFFHLSALKGHLYAVGGRNAAGELATVECYNPRTNEWTYVAKMNEPHYGHAGTVYGGYMYISGGITHDTFQKELMCFDPDADKWTQKAPMTTVRGLHCMCTVGDRLYVIGGNHFRGTSDYDDVLSCEYYSPALDLWTPIAAMLRGQSDVGVAVFENKIYVVGGYSWNNRCMVEIVQKYDPEKDEWHKVFDLPESLGGIRACTLTVFPPEDLMGSPSRESPLSAP; this is encoded by the exons gGATTTGACCAGCTGAGGATAGAGGGATTACTGTGTGATGTCACACTGGTGGCGGGGGACGGAGACGAAGCCTTCCCAGTGCATCGCGCCATGATGGCCTCCTCCAGCGACTACTTCAAAGCCATGTTCACAG GTGGAATGAAGGAACAGGATTTAATGTGCATCAAACTTCATGGTGTCAACCGAATAGGCCTGAAGAAGATCATAGACTTCATCTACACGGCCAAGCTGTCTCTCAACATGGAGAACCTGCAGGACACACTGGAGGCAGCCAGCTTCCTCCAGATCCTCCCCGTGCTCGACTTCTGCAAGGTCTTTCTCATATCTGGG GTGTCCCTGGATAATTGTGTGGAGGTGGGGCGCATCGCTAACGCATATAACCTCACTGAGGTAGACAAATACGTCAACAACTTCATCCTCAAGAACTTCCCCTCGTTGCTGGGCACGGGGGAGTTTGTCAAGCTGCCCTTTGAGCGGCTGGCCTTCGTTCTGTCCAGTAACAGTCTGAAGCACTGCAGCGAGCTGGACCTGTTCAAGGCTGCATGCCGCTGGCTCCGCTATGAGGACGGACGCATGGACCACGCCCCCAAGCTTATGAAGAACATCCGCTTCCCCCTCATGAACCCCCAGGAGCTCATCAACCACGTACAGACTGTGGACTTTATGCGCACCGACAACACATGCGTCAACCTCCTCTTGGAGGCCAGTAACTACCAGATGATGCCCTACATGCAGCCAGTCATGCAGTCAGAGAGGACGGCCATCCGCTCAGACAGCGGCCACCTGGTCACCCTGGGCGGCGTCCTGCGCCAGCAGCTGGTGGTCAGTAAGGAGCTGCGTCTGTTTGACGAGAAGGCCCACGAGTGGAAGGCGCTGGCACCCATGGACGCCCCGCGCTACCAGCATGGCATCGCCGTCATCGGAAACTTCCTCTATGTGGTGGGAGGCCAGAGCAACTACGACACCAAAGGCAAGACGGCGGTGGACACGGTGTTCCGGTACGATCCGCGCTACAATAAGTGGATGCAGGTGGCGTGCCTTAACGAGAAACGCACCTTCTTCCACCTCAGCGCTCTCAAAGGACACCTCTACGCCGTGGGCGGCCGCAACGCTGCGGGAGAGCTGG CCACGGTGGAGTGCTATAACCCGAGGACAAACGAGTGGACGTATGTCGCCAAAATGAACGAGCCACACTACGGCCACGCAGGGACGGTGTACGGCGGTTACATGTATATTTCAG GGGGAATCACTCACGACACGTTTCAGAAAGAGCTGATGTGCtttgacccagatgcagacaaatGGACTCAGAAAGCGCCCATGACCACGGTGCGTGGCCTGCACTGTATGTGCACGGTGGGCGACCGCCTCTATGTCATCGGAGGGAATCACTTCCGGGGCACCAGCGACTACGATGATGTGCTCAGCTGCGAGTACTACTCCCCGGCCCTGGACCTGTGGACGCCCATTGCCGCCATGCTGCGGGGCCAGAGCGACGTGGGCGTGGCCGTGTTCGAGAACAAGATCTACGTGGTGGGTGGCTACTCGTGGAACAACCGCTGCATGGTGGAGATAGTGCAGAAGTACGACCCGGAGAAGGACGAGTGGCACAAAGTGTTTGACCTGCCTGAGTCGCTGGGCGGGATCCGAGCCTGCACACTGACCGTGTTTCCCCCAGAGGACTTGATGGGCTCCCCCTCCAGAGAGTCACCCCTCTCAGCACCTTGA